From Aspergillus fumigatus Af293 chromosome 3, whole genome shotgun sequence, a single genomic window includes:
- a CDS encoding putative RSC complex subunit (RSC1), producing MEKASEPSQTQPAPEEPVKSIEDDGKGDSSSTGGVTDEQWRSMMDVVLAIYEFREEDGHDPSRLFQRSVNKRNVPDYYEIIKEPMALSILKQKINKREYKNFAEFVRDCALIPHNAQTYNRPNSQAYEDALVIKVRTTRKDFDSISVGEYRGADPLSPYKDVFIAEFEKLVKQGIITAEEAELPDLGEIPEADPLPEEEDEEDEDDDDEDDEDDSDDDGRRKKKRGPRPGWKRDAGKDDGHKSADPELRKKRGRPPRVDTPMEARIKAVLKGIRKLKGPLGMLKVRHFERLPDKATYPDYYVEIKEPIAIDIIKRKSKRKKYNSVDHFMRDMDLMFNNAKAYNQPDSQIYKDAVDLQVEARRLAEIEKRKPDSEYLMEDGRLPLPDGILYKGELWKVGDWVHIQNPNDVTKPIVAQIYRTWQDSEGEKWVNACWYYRPEQTVHHFEKHFYPNEVVKTGQYRDHRIEEVVDRCFVMFFTRYNRGRPRGLPPDKEVYVCEARYNEEKHKLNKIKTWASCLPDEVREKDYEMDLFDVPRRIKKIPSPIKHLLKSDAKETDDLPKPTWGADNAPPIVGAVHRRPRDENESPPPEPTPSPPPSLPQPVLSTVPPRLPVITQPSTRPSVGSPGTAPAVGAVPVPARSPAAPIPPTQGSPLPAPPVAYQQPQVPPVQVYQPALQRRPSAFVPQTPHSPAYQPSPVPHPYAAAQPTPYTPYQAGRVHVPPASVYNPNAPRPIEVFRLSEAANAAIPEDIREQFHCDDSGHVLFFSAPPLDIVSSLQQKLGHSLKYLAAKAERRKLVEQRKRKDDLERVEREERVKRLRADEGTSLAAHVEALTAKAIEIMTSHVMIGTEKIYDHLYSNQAETAKQADADARARRITADHISQEKTAQIQAYSNKATTVSLKGSAMYMDDIDPTI from the exons TGGCCATGACCCGTCAAGACTGTTTCAGCGCAGCGTGAACAAGCGCAATGTTCCTGATTACTATgagatcatcaaagaacccATGGCTCTCAGTATCTTGAAACAGAAGATAAACAAGCGAGAGTACAAGAACTTCGCGGAGTTTGTGCGAGACTGCGCTCTG ATCCCTCACAATGCGCAGACATATAATCGGCCAAATTCACAAGCATACGAGGATGCGCTCGTCATAAAGGTTCGTACCACTCGTAAAGACTTTGACTCGATATCCGTTGGTGAATACCGTGGTGCTGATCCTCTTTCCCCATATAAGGACGTGTTCATAGCAGAATTCGAAAAGCTGGTCAAACAAGGGATCATCACCGCAGAAGAAGCCGAGCTTCCCGATCTAGGAGAGATTCCGGAGGCGGATCCTCTtcccgaggaggaagatgaggaagatgaggacgatgatgacgaggatgacgaggatgattcggatgatgatggtcgTCGCAAAAAGAAGCGGGGCCCCCGCCCTGGCTGGAAACGAGACGCAGGGAAGGATGATGGGCATAAATCAGCCGACCCAGAGCTCAGAAAGAAGCGGGGCCGGCCTCCGCGTGTTGATACCCCCATGGAAGCCAGAATTAAGGCAGTTTTGAAAGGGATCCGCAAGCTCAAAGGGCCTCTTGGCATGCTCAAGGTGCGACACTTTGAACGCTTGCCAGACAAAGCTACATATCCGGACTATTATGTTGAAATCAAGGAGCCGATTGCGATCGACATTATCAAGCGGAAGTCCAAGCGCAAGAAGTACAACTCAGTTGACCATTTTATGCGCGATATGGATTTGATGTTCAACAATGCCAAAGCCTACAACCAGCCGGACAGTCAGATATACAAGGACGCTGTTGATTTGCAGGTGGAGGCGAGGAGGCttgctgagattgagaagaggaaacCTGATAGCGAATATCTGATGGAGGACGGTCGTCTCCCATTGCCGGATGGCATTCTGTACAAAGGTGAGCTCTGGAAAGTGGGTGACTGGGTTCATATACAGAATCCGAACGATGTGACCAAGCCCATCGTCGCACAAATCTACCGCACATGGCAGGATTCTGAAGGCGAAAAATGGGTTAATGCTTGCTGGTACTACCGTCCAGAGCAGACAGTTCACCACTTTGAGAAACATTTCTATCCCAATGAGGTGGTCAAGACTGGCCAGTACCGTGATCATCGGATCGAGGAGGTTGTCGACCGCTGCTTCGTCATGTTCTTTACTCGGTACAACCGCGGACGCCCTAGAGGCCTTCCTCCCGACAAGGAAGTATACGTCTGTGAAGCACGCTATAACGAGGAGAAGCACAAGCTCAACAAGATTAAAACATGGGCGAGTTGCCTTCCAGATGAAGTGCGAGAAAAAGATTACGAGATGGACCTCTTTGATGTCCCTAGAAGGATCAAGAAGATACCGAGTCCGATCAAGCACTTGCTGAAGAGTGATGCAAAGGAAACTGACGATCTGCCAAAACCAACCTGGGGCGCCGATAATGCGCCGCCCATTGTTGGAGCGGTACATCGACGTCCACGCGACGAGAAT GAATCTCCGCCACCTGAACCGACTCCTTCTCCGCCCCCGTCATTACCCCAGCCAGTACTGTCAACTGTCCCTCCTCGTCTGCCAGTAATTACCCAACCCTCTACGCGACCAAGCGTCGGTAGTCCCGGCACGGCTCCTGCGGTTGGGGCTGTCCCAGTCCCTGCGCGCTCTCCAGCTGCCCCAATACCTCCTACACAGggctctcctcttcctgcgcCTCCAGTTGCCTACCAACAGCCTCAAGTACCACCAGTCCAGGTTTATCAGCCAGCTCTGCAGAGGCGCCCTAGCGCGTTTGTACCACAAACTCCTCACTCCCCTGCTTACCAACCTTCGCCGGTACCGCACCCGTATGCGGCGGCTCAGCCAACCCCATATACGCCATATCAGGCAGGTCGTGTGCACGTACCGCCTGCGTCGGTGTACAACCCTAACGCGCCTCGTCCAATTGAGGTCTTCCGCCTCAGCGAGGCGGCAAATGCAGCAATCCCCGAGGATATTCGTGAACAGTTTCATTGTGACGACTCGGGCCATGTGCTTTTCTTCTCTGCTCCGCCACTCGATATCGTTTCATCCCTTCAGCAAAAACTAGGTCATTCCCTAAAATATCTGGCTGCTAAGGCGGAACGTCGGAAACTTGTCGAGCAGCGGAAACGGAAAGACGATCTTGAGAGAGTCGAGCGAGAGGAGCGAGTCAAACGCCTACGTGCTGATGAAGGGACAAGCCTCGCTGCCCATGTAGAGGCGTTGACCGCCAAGGCTATTGAGATCATGACAAGCCATGTCATGATTGGCACGGAAAAAATCTACGATCATCTATACTCGAACCAAGCAGAGACAGCGAAGCAAGCGGATGCCGACGCTCGCGCACGCAGGATCACAGCTGATCACATCTCCCAAGAGAAGACGGCTCAAATCCAGGCTTATTCCAACAAAGCGACCACTGTTAGTCTTAAAGGTAGTGCTATGTATATGGACGATATTGACCCCACGATCTag